A single Dermacentor variabilis isolate Ectoservices chromosome 9, ASM5094787v1, whole genome shotgun sequence DNA region contains:
- the LOC142558500 gene encoding uncharacterized protein LOC142558500 — MLVPAQRVHIPRSFYDADNTSGYSYNIVPDILHLVRYNSPKVEFIDVVTFRSMYLNHRPEKIYVHCSPCGFEGNYTRFLEGINFTFIPAAFPEEVFGIPIKGPFG, encoded by the exons ATGCTCGTTCCGGCTCAAAGGGTGCATATTCCAAGGAGCTTCTACGACGCGGACAACACTTCGGGGTACAGCTATAACATAGTGCCGGACATACTGCACTTGGTAAG GTACAATTCGCCCAAAGTGGAGTTTATTGACGTGGTGACTTTCCGCTCCATGTATTTGAACCATCGGCCCGAGAAGATATACGTTCACTGCAGTCCTTGCGGCTTTGAAGGGAACTATACTCGCTTTCTGGAAGGCATCAACTTCACCTTCATCCCCGCAGCTTTCCCCGAGGAGGTTTTTGGCATACCTATAAAG ggCCCTTTCGGCTGA
- the LOC142558138 gene encoding uncharacterized protein LOC142558138, with protein MRYGGYYFDRDVFVIQSLRRFLRYEATISFEPGDAMANMMMFFHKNSRFLRLYLETYRQFDDSRWYYNAGQLPTKAVLTTHPHLVHRMQYGIEGGLDMLGVLYEPHAYPYWRNAFTIHLYTFHRGESPHDPLHAATFNETNIRDLDNAFGQMARSVLFGTSAFVPPEAPILSVAELAARKDRGEDLTSMRPGNERPFYYPVINTTKFKRHH; from the exons ATGCGTTACGGAGGCTACTACTTTGACCGAGACGTGTTCGTGATTCAATCCCTGCGACGCTTCCTGCGGTACGAGGCAACCATCAGCTTTGAGCCCGGGGACGccatggcaaacatgatgatgtTCTTTCACAAGAATTCGCGCTTCCTTCGGCTCTACCTGGAGACCTACCGCCA GTTCGACGACTCGCGTTGGTATTACAACGCCGGCCAGCTGCCCACCAAGGCTGTACTCACTACGCACCCGCATCTCGTCCACCGAATGCAGTACGGCATCGAAGGCGGACTGGACATGCTAGGGGTCCTGTACGAGCCTCACGCCTACCCGTACTGGCGGAACGCCTTCACCAtccacctttacacgtttcaccGCGGGGAGTCACCACACGATCCACTGCACGCGGCTACGTTTAACGAAACCAACATCCGGGACCTCGACAATGCCTTTGGGCAGATGGCGCGCTCGGTTCTGTTCGGAACCTCCGCCTTCGTGCCCCCGGAGGCCCCCATCCTGAGCGTCGCCGAGCTGGCGGCTAGAAAGGACCGGGGCGAAGACCTCACCAGCATGCGCCCAGGAAATGAGCGGCCATTTTATTACCCTGTGATCAACACCACCAAGTTTAAACGCCATCACTGA